A section of the Roseomonas marmotae genome encodes:
- a CDS encoding D-sedoheptulose-7-phosphate isomerase, with product MSEWNSWLGQYFDLYRSALATENINEKLVAFHDLCLQVRERKGKLMFAGNGASASIASHGAVDFTKQGRVRAMDFNEPNLITCLSNDFGFENFMAKAVEFYADDGDVLVLISVSGKSPNAVAAAEYARSRGLKVVSFTGSASDNPLRGLSDIDFWLGSRAYNVVEGMHNIWLTTVVDMLVGKAEYAVA from the coding sequence ATGAGCGAATGGAATAGCTGGCTGGGCCAGTATTTTGATCTCTATCGCAGCGCGTTGGCGACGGAGAACATCAACGAGAAGCTGGTCGCCTTCCATGACCTCTGCCTGCAGGTGCGGGAGCGGAAGGGCAAGCTCATGTTCGCCGGCAACGGCGCCAGCGCTTCCATCGCCTCGCATGGCGCCGTCGACTTCACCAAGCAGGGCCGGGTGCGGGCGATGGACTTCAACGAGCCCAACCTGATCACCTGCCTGTCCAATGACTTCGGCTTCGAGAACTTCATGGCCAAGGCTGTGGAATTCTACGCCGATGATGGCGACGTGCTGGTGCTGATCTCCGTTTCCGGCAAGTCGCCCAACGCGGTGGCGGCGGCGGAATACGCGCGCTCGCGCGGCCTCAAGGTCGTCAGCTTCACCGGCAGCGCGTCGGATAATCCGCTGCGCGGACTTTCCGACATCGACTTCTGGCTGGGTTCGCGCGCCTATAACGTTGTCGAGGGCATGCACAACATCTGGCTGACCACCGTGGTCGACATGCTGGTGGGCAAGGCCGAATACGCCGTCGCCTGA
- a CDS encoding acyltransferase, whose amino-acid sequence MRHDLPGFPPLGQPGFTLPDLDSMSCIELRSAADAESLKALGIDIDFGSQGPATDEVRAKVFLSRDMRKRRLSVSLSPRSRGAVLVLGSPFGLSGKLHIDGATCFLLDMGSSRKSSTGSVHLMSNGCTFYFGREASANHFSTTCKGEGNATIIGSDCMLATEILLYATDFHGIFDLKSGALINEHPENTKTIVLHPHVWLGSRVIVNKGVSIGPGSAVGAASVVTRDIPRHALAVGNPARVIREGVSWTRELQPGQSGIQAVTDFLAMIP is encoded by the coding sequence ATGCGCCATGATCTGCCCGGCTTTCCTCCATTGGGCCAGCCGGGATTCACCCTGCCCGATCTCGACTCCATGAGCTGCATCGAGCTTCGTTCAGCCGCTGATGCGGAAAGCCTGAAGGCGCTGGGCATCGATATTGATTTCGGCTCTCAGGGGCCAGCCACGGACGAGGTCAGGGCAAAGGTGTTTCTTAGCCGGGATATGAGGAAGCGGAGGCTCTCGGTGTCCCTCTCCCCGAGAAGCCGCGGCGCAGTGCTTGTTCTCGGGAGTCCGTTCGGCCTGTCTGGCAAGTTGCATATCGATGGCGCGACCTGCTTCTTGCTGGACATGGGATCATCCCGGAAGAGTTCGACCGGTTCAGTGCATCTCATGTCCAATGGGTGCACCTTCTATTTTGGTCGCGAGGCCTCGGCCAACCATTTCTCGACGACATGCAAGGGCGAGGGAAATGCGACCATCATTGGCAGCGATTGCATGCTGGCTACCGAGATCCTTCTTTACGCCACCGACTTCCACGGGATCTTCGACCTGAAAAGCGGCGCTCTGATCAACGAGCATCCAGAAAATACCAAGACCATCGTCCTCCACCCCCATGTCTGGCTTGGCAGCAGGGTCATCGTGAACAAAGGCGTCAGCATCGGCCCAGGCAGCGCCGTCGGCGCCGCGAGTGTGGTGACGCGGGATATCCCGCGACATGCCCTCGCGGTTGGCAATCCGGCGCGCGTCATCCGGGAAGGCGTTTCCTGGACACGCGAGTTGCAGCCCGGTCAATCCGGCATTCAGGCCGTGACGGATTTCCTGGCGATGATCCCGTGA
- a CDS encoding glycosyltransferase family 2 protein, translated as MVTDTDSAALPRKKSSVVLMGRAKDEALHLLEWISYHKAVGFDEIVIFSNESSDGTNALLDALANAGIIHHQICHLAEGETPDKDMNKRLIEYSRLLPVEWAALLDIDEYLLLEKHNNIHDFLDDHAHADAIAFNWRSFGSSGHRERTPGLTIERFTRCAPPQSPLNRWVKSIGKLEKITGGGPHYFHLRDGNKFYYHASGNKYTNYADQEAINHDIASIHHYAIRSKLEFLLKEARGDALHPVEKQGELNRYNLKFFESRDTNHCSNTSIFRFISATKENMADFARRAGINGLLQEIEDRQNRMMRQLSTTTPA; from the coding sequence ATGGTCACAGATACGGACAGCGCCGCGCTCCCGCGAAAGAAGTCCAGCGTGGTGCTCATGGGGCGAGCGAAGGATGAGGCCCTGCATCTTCTCGAATGGATCAGCTACCACAAGGCCGTAGGCTTCGATGAAATCGTCATCTTCTCGAACGAGAGCAGTGACGGCACCAATGCCCTGCTGGATGCCCTCGCGAATGCCGGGATCATCCACCACCAGATTTGCCACCTTGCCGAGGGGGAAACCCCCGACAAGGATATGAACAAGAGGCTCATCGAATACAGCAGATTGCTTCCTGTCGAATGGGCCGCTCTTCTGGATATCGATGAATATCTCCTCCTGGAGAAGCACAACAATATCCATGATTTCCTGGACGACCACGCCCACGCGGATGCCATAGCATTCAACTGGCGGAGCTTTGGATCGTCCGGCCACAGGGAGCGCACTCCAGGCCTGACAATCGAGCGTTTCACCCGTTGCGCTCCACCCCAGTCGCCGCTCAATAGATGGGTCAAGAGTATTGGCAAGCTAGAAAAAATTACCGGCGGCGGCCCGCATTACTTCCATTTGCGTGATGGCAATAAATTTTATTACCACGCCAGCGGAAACAAATACACGAACTACGCCGATCAGGAGGCGATAAACCATGATATCGCCTCCATCCACCATTACGCCATACGCTCAAAGCTTGAATTCTTGTTGAAGGAGGCGCGCGGAGATGCCCTGCATCCAGTCGAGAAGCAAGGCGAACTGAATCGGTACAACCTGAAGTTCTTCGAATCCCGCGATACGAACCATTGCAGTAACACATCCATCTTCAGGTTCATCAGCGCCACGAAGGAAAACATGGCGGACTTCGCCAGGAGGGCCGGGATCAACGGCCTTCTTCAGGAAATAGAAGACCGCCAGAACCGGATGATGCGCCAGCTTTCCACAACCACGCCGGCATGA
- a CDS encoding acyltransferase — protein MKVSGDLAENTITGEFADGSAVHVAFRGKGNRLEIGPNVLFKGGTINFRGSGQSVRIAGDNVIMGEIHLSGNGSQVEIGHGTKTNSGLWMNLGEADDRVQIGNDCLFANVRFRTSDSHPIYDDETGERINHSKPIRVGNRVWIAEDVLILKGSVIHDGAAIGARSLVAGEIPAKCIAVGVPARVVRKNIRWEEKFSSPARI, from the coding sequence ATGAAGGTTTCAGGCGACCTCGCGGAAAATACGATCACCGGTGAATTCGCTGACGGGAGTGCCGTGCACGTCGCTTTTCGAGGAAAGGGCAACCGACTGGAAATTGGCCCGAACGTGCTGTTCAAGGGCGGCACCATCAATTTCCGGGGCAGCGGGCAGAGCGTCAGGATTGCCGGCGATAACGTCATCATGGGCGAAATCCATCTCTCTGGAAACGGCAGCCAGGTCGAGATCGGCCACGGGACCAAAACGAACTCCGGACTGTGGATGAATCTTGGCGAAGCTGATGATCGCGTGCAAATCGGTAACGATTGTCTCTTTGCCAATGTCCGCTTTCGCACCTCTGATTCCCATCCGATTTATGACGATGAAACGGGCGAGCGGATTAACCACTCCAAGCCGATCAGAGTAGGAAACCGGGTTTGGATCGCGGAGGACGTGCTGATCCTCAAAGGCAGCGTGATACATGACGGCGCTGCCATCGGTGCTCGTTCTTTGGTGGCGGGAGAGATTCCAGCCAAATGTATCGCAGTCGGTGTGCCTGCCCGGGTGGTGCGGAAAAATATCCGCTGGGAAGAAAAATTCTCCTCGCCCGCCCGGATTTAG
- a CDS encoding DUF1501 domain-containing protein — protein MSHLPKIGRRGFLLGLSAFAASSGARLALANPPPGTLVTEARLVVVILRGAMDGMAALAPYGDASYRAIRGGLALPEPGQENGLLDCGGFFGLNPRLTSLHTMFREGSLLPVHAVAGPYRNRSHFEAQDMLESGALERGGLTSGWLNRALSGLPPRAPGQPDAGLAVGLALPLLMRGPQNVGMWAPPSTVLPPPDLYARMADLLHTDPVLGRAVTDGLRGRGFAAETLMDGSRPSGGFLALAGVAGKLLRSPDGPRVAAMELAGWDTHAAQTQRMGPVLGQLDAGLNALRAQLGEAWRNTAVLVMTEFGRTARVNGNNGTDHGTGGVAFVLGGAVAGGRVLADWPGLAENQLFEKRDLQPTRDLRAVAKGLLRYHLRLPPAAVAAAFPDSENVDAEKGLVDA, from the coding sequence ATGAGCCATCTTCCGAAAATCGGCCGCCGCGGCTTCCTGCTGGGACTCAGTGCCTTCGCCGCGAGTTCAGGCGCCAGGCTGGCCCTGGCCAATCCTCCACCCGGCACGCTGGTCACGGAAGCCCGGCTGGTGGTCGTGATCCTGCGGGGGGCGATGGACGGCATGGCGGCGCTCGCGCCCTATGGCGATGCCAGTTACCGCGCCATCCGCGGCGGCCTGGCCCTGCCAGAGCCCGGGCAGGAGAACGGGCTGCTGGACTGCGGCGGCTTCTTCGGCCTCAACCCGCGGCTGACATCGCTGCATACCATGTTCCGCGAGGGATCGCTGCTGCCGGTGCATGCGGTGGCCGGCCCCTACCGCAACCGCAGCCACTTTGAGGCGCAGGACATGCTGGAAAGCGGCGCCCTCGAGCGGGGCGGGCTGACCTCAGGCTGGCTGAACCGTGCGCTGTCGGGTCTTCCGCCGCGGGCACCGGGGCAGCCGGATGCCGGGCTGGCCGTCGGACTGGCCCTGCCACTGCTGATGCGCGGGCCACAGAACGTAGGTATGTGGGCGCCGCCGAGCACGGTACTCCCCCCACCGGATCTTTATGCCCGCATGGCGGACCTGCTGCATACCGACCCGGTGTTGGGACGGGCGGTGACGGATGGGCTGCGGGGGCGCGGCTTCGCGGCGGAGACGCTGATGGACGGATCCCGCCCGTCCGGCGGCTTTCTGGCCTTAGCCGGCGTGGCAGGCAAGCTGCTGAGGTCGCCGGATGGGCCACGTGTCGCGGCCATGGAACTGGCGGGCTGGGATACCCACGCGGCGCAAACCCAGCGCATGGGGCCGGTGCTCGGGCAACTCGACGCCGGGCTGAATGCTCTGCGGGCGCAACTGGGCGAAGCCTGGCGCAATACGGCCGTGCTGGTGATGACGGAATTTGGCCGCACGGCACGCGTGAATGGCAATAACGGCACCGACCACGGGACCGGGGGCGTGGCCTTCGTGCTGGGCGGCGCCGTGGCAGGTGGGCGGGTGCTGGCGGATTGGCCGGGGCTGGCGGAGAATCAGCTATTCGAGAAGCGTGACCTGCAGCCCACGCGGGATCTGCGGGCCGTCGCCAAGGGCCTGCTGCGGTACCACCTGCGGCTGCCGCCGGCAGCCGTGGCCGCGGCCTTCCCGGACAGCGAGAATGTCGATGCCGAAAAGGGGCTGGTTGACGCTTAG
- a CDS encoding DUF1800 domain-containing protein: MNARSFQAAIRFGLGPRPDQPVPADAERWLLDQLEGPAPEPPPPAGFDHPPTVADGFRIWRERDAAPPPEPGQRTPVDTYFLAESIAAHAWRLDTPAPYRERLVDFWSNHFTISRRAGTQVSVTVPSFVRDVIRPGATGRFADMLVAAFKHPAMLGYLDQASSVGPNSRFGRRTGRGLNENLAREILELHTVSPAAGYTQQDVTEFARLLTGWRTERDREPFGTVFTEAAHEPGEKTVMGRRFGEGELAAEQALRFLAAHPATHRHLATKLARHFVADDPPVSAVARLEAVLRDTNGDLGAVSRALVQLPQAWDPPFSKLRAPSDYVTAVYRACGAGGDRFGEAAFKATAGFGQPVWSALQPNGWPDLAQDWATPEAVMQRLDWAFRLGGQFARLRPLEVLETTLGPLAPLETRQALMGAGSPQEALALLFASAEFQRR; the protein is encoded by the coding sequence ATGAATGCGCGATCTTTCCAGGCCGCGATCCGCTTCGGGCTGGGACCACGACCGGACCAGCCCGTACCTGCGGATGCCGAACGGTGGCTACTGGACCAACTTGAAGGTCCGGCCCCGGAGCCACCACCTCCCGCCGGCTTCGACCATCCGCCCACCGTAGCCGATGGCTTCCGCATCTGGCGGGAGCGTGATGCCGCCCCGCCGCCGGAGCCCGGCCAAAGAACGCCCGTCGACACCTACTTCCTGGCCGAGAGCATCGCCGCCCACGCCTGGCGCCTGGATACACCGGCCCCCTACCGGGAAAGGCTGGTCGATTTCTGGAGTAACCATTTCACCATCAGCCGCCGTGCCGGAACGCAGGTGTCAGTCACCGTCCCCTCCTTCGTGCGGGACGTCATTCGCCCGGGCGCGACCGGGCGCTTCGCCGATATGCTGGTCGCCGCCTTCAAGCATCCGGCGATGCTGGGCTATCTGGACCAGGCATCCTCCGTCGGTCCCAACAGCCGCTTCGGCCGCCGGACCGGCCGCGGGCTGAACGAGAATCTGGCGCGCGAGATCCTGGAGCTCCACACCGTCTCCCCCGCCGCCGGCTATACCCAGCAGGATGTGACGGAGTTCGCCCGCCTGCTGACCGGCTGGCGCACCGAGCGGGACCGCGAGCCCTTCGGCACCGTTTTCACGGAGGCGGCCCACGAGCCAGGGGAAAAGACCGTGATGGGCCGCCGCTTTGGCGAGGGCGAGCTGGCTGCGGAGCAGGCCCTGCGCTTCCTGGCCGCGCATCCGGCCACGCATCGCCATCTCGCCACCAAGCTGGCGCGCCACTTCGTGGCCGATGATCCACCGGTTTCCGCTGTGGCGCGGCTAGAGGCCGTGTTGAGGGACACCAATGGCGACCTTGGCGCCGTATCTCGTGCTCTGGTGCAATTGCCACAGGCCTGGGATCCGCCCTTCAGCAAGCTGCGTGCGCCCTCCGACTATGTCACCGCCGTCTATCGTGCCTGCGGTGCCGGCGGCGACCGCTTTGGCGAGGCGGCCTTCAAAGCCACAGCCGGCTTCGGACAGCCGGTCTGGAGCGCTCTTCAACCCAATGGCTGGCCGGATCTTGCCCAAGACTGGGCAACACCGGAGGCCGTGATGCAGCGGCTGGACTGGGCTTTTCGCCTGGGCGGGCAGTTTGCCCGACTGCGGCCCCTGGAGGTGCTGGAGACCACGCTCGGTCCCCTGGCGCCGCTTGAGACGCGGCAGGCCCTCATGGGTGCCGGATCGCCCCAGGAGGCACTTGCCCTGCTCTTCGCCAGCGCGGAGTTCCAACGCCGATGA
- a CDS encoding glycosyltransferase, producing the protein MRVAIFVTNASGTYGGGRLAAFLLAQCLARAGAEVAFVTNAKPVFYEDLKHFGHPGRVAFHQTKDFHAGLPAGGFDIVIIIPGQSQDRQFYIGARGFARRRGARLVLFNFETPNWFNSQAPTTRSEDMWLEWRRCIEDGCLVLSNSEQSMRFAQDYYCSHPETTFFDYWHQPINLQALARVAPQYRENRAVCFVRARDPHKGGQDLIDALSEDLRGWTLSLIVGSAKLDEEYHEAIAAAARRHQIAIEVKPLLSDTDKFVELKRARMLIYPSRFEGYGIPPIEALSAGTPCVCYDLPVFREVCGDALIAVPSGDIEGLRAGIRQVIASSPADWNHLPQQVASVSSILQCGQAALAALQTYLRQEIRETGHALPAPRPQRPTPHLVYISGARLDPAGFIELRGWSPLRQRSRLMASVNGVVLGEVTRGLARQDVLEKHPWLGTADCGFVLCHPLRAETEEISVTVTALGRDGTQFDSIRRDFAVADIRKPAGKPDPALYQRGGVKFVREGETGYITGWVATTKPLMKLEAFAGNRTLWLQYGRTRPDVMAKLEGFPPQAPGFAIHLSSEDMAALDEAKEVALVTTAPTGVFIERLKVKWEEMAPGVAELPPELPSEAQPHALPLTANIRKVTYDEYGVAEFEGYVLSVPRVDVIKFWLGDVFLGEGMPDRLYMNIFEKNRVYGDAFCGFQFTGRAIGLPPAEARYRVEFCYGEDTAHVVEGIATPSRRAAAALQTDAALWPQDFLTSPTRPAVAALVVEDARLLDNAMGAAHRALLTHLRHTGQEILIILHGNPHRFSDELPRWRALADAVLLVNPVTPVPGAAPLPFADWNRSSAALQAVLASLAGQMPRLAAVLVQRPALAPALAALPEHGPLALVLEEAAEAHLPWREAAPLARQLGPTPGEGMLHLGLDPAGIAAQVMPMDGGPAPDGRPWLVLNGTSIGEDAYATLLSTAADAGLRLGAVIDAPPLETAGAIQARLGLPPQVEPLWLPWLAAMPRDSVRAVLDLGGGHPGALEAVALQRGFPLGLWKEVAPEAPRRPWPALHLTEILAGHGAAHGPSGSSPYAALDEVLAGHARRVLLMAAE; encoded by the coding sequence ATGCGTGTTGCCATATTTGTGACGAATGCGTCTGGGACGTATGGGGGTGGTCGTCTGGCGGCGTTCCTGCTGGCGCAGTGCCTGGCGCGGGCGGGGGCGGAAGTGGCCTTCGTCACCAATGCCAAGCCGGTCTTCTATGAGGACCTGAAGCATTTCGGCCATCCCGGCCGCGTCGCCTTCCACCAGACCAAGGATTTCCACGCCGGACTGCCGGCGGGCGGCTTCGACATCGTCATCATCATCCCCGGCCAGTCGCAGGACCGCCAGTTCTACATCGGCGCCCGCGGCTTCGCCCGCCGCCGCGGCGCCCGCCTGGTGCTGTTCAACTTCGAGACGCCCAACTGGTTCAACAGCCAGGCCCCCACCACCCGCAGCGAGGATATGTGGCTGGAGTGGCGCCGCTGCATCGAGGACGGCTGCCTCGTCCTCTCCAATTCCGAGCAGTCCATGCGCTTCGCCCAGGACTATTACTGCTCGCATCCCGAGACCACCTTCTTCGACTACTGGCACCAGCCGATCAACCTGCAGGCGCTGGCCCGCGTCGCGCCGCAGTATCGCGAGAACCGCGCCGTCTGCTTCGTCCGCGCCCGCGACCCGCACAAGGGCGGACAGGACCTGATCGACGCCCTCTCCGAGGACCTGCGCGGCTGGACCCTCTCGCTGATCGTCGGCTCCGCCAAGCTCGACGAGGAATACCACGAGGCCATCGCCGCCGCCGCGCGCCGCCACCAGATCGCCATCGAGGTCAAGCCGCTGCTGTCGGACACCGACAAGTTCGTCGAACTCAAGCGCGCCCGCATGCTGATCTACCCCTCCCGCTTCGAGGGCTACGGCATCCCCCCCATCGAGGCCCTCTCCGCCGGCACACCCTGCGTCTGCTACGACCTGCCGGTCTTCCGCGAGGTCTGCGGCGACGCCCTCATCGCCGTGCCCTCCGGCGATATCGAGGGCCTGCGCGCCGGCATCCGACAGGTCATCGCCTCCTCCCCCGCAGACTGGAACCACCTGCCCCAACAGGTCGCCTCCGTCTCCTCCATCCTCCAGTGCGGCCAGGCCGCCCTCGCAGCTCTCCAGACGTATCTGCGACAGGAGATCCGCGAAACCGGGCACGCACTGCCCGCGCCGCGTCCGCAGCGGCCTACGCCGCATCTCGTCTATATCAGCGGCGCCCGCCTTGACCCTGCCGGCTTCATCGAGTTGCGCGGATGGTCGCCGCTACGCCAGCGCTCCCGCCTCATGGCCTCAGTGAACGGGGTGGTGCTGGGCGAGGTCACGCGCGGCCTCGCGCGGCAGGATGTGCTGGAGAAGCACCCCTGGCTGGGCACGGCGGATTGCGGCTTCGTGCTGTGCCATCCCCTCCGCGCGGAAACGGAGGAAATTTCCGTGACCGTGACGGCGCTGGGCCGGGATGGCACGCAGTTCGACAGCATCCGCCGTGACTTCGCCGTGGCGGATATCCGCAAACCCGCCGGCAAGCCGGACCCGGCATTGTATCAGCGCGGCGGCGTCAAATTCGTGCGGGAGGGCGAGACCGGTTACATCACCGGCTGGGTGGCCACGACCAAGCCGCTGATGAAGCTGGAAGCCTTCGCCGGCAATCGCACGCTCTGGCTGCAATACGGCCGCACGCGGCCCGATGTCATGGCGAAGCTGGAAGGCTTCCCGCCGCAGGCTCCCGGTTTTGCCATTCATCTGAGCAGCGAGGACATGGCGGCGCTCGATGAAGCGAAGGAAGTGGCGCTGGTCACTACCGCTCCGACGGGCGTCTTCATCGAACGGCTGAAGGTGAAATGGGAGGAGATGGCGCCCGGCGTGGCGGAGCTGCCGCCGGAGCTGCCGAGCGAAGCCCAGCCCCACGCCCTCCCGCTGACGGCCAATATTCGCAAGGTCACCTACGACGAATACGGTGTGGCGGAATTCGAGGGTTATGTGCTCTCGGTGCCGCGCGTCGATGTCATCAAGTTCTGGCTGGGGGATGTCTTCCTGGGCGAGGGGATGCCCGACCGCCTCTACATGAACATCTTCGAGAAGAACCGCGTCTATGGCGATGCCTTCTGCGGCTTCCAGTTCACCGGCCGCGCCATCGGCCTGCCACCGGCCGAGGCCCGCTACCGGGTCGAGTTCTGTTATGGCGAGGATACGGCGCATGTCGTGGAAGGCATCGCCACCCCCAGCCGGCGTGCCGCGGCGGCGCTGCAGACCGATGCCGCGCTTTGGCCGCAGGATTTCCTGACATCCCCCACGCGGCCCGCCGTGGCCGCGCTGGTGGTGGAGGATGCCCGCCTGCTGGACAATGCCATGGGCGCGGCGCACCGGGCCCTGCTCACGCATCTGCGGCACACGGGGCAGGAGATCCTCATCATCCTGCACGGCAATCCGCACCGCTTCTCCGACGAGTTGCCGCGCTGGCGTGCCCTGGCGGATGCGGTGTTGCTGGTCAATCCGGTGACGCCGGTGCCGGGCGCTGCGCCCCTGCCCTTCGCGGATTGGAACCGTTCCTCCGCGGCCTTGCAGGCAGTCCTGGCCTCCCTGGCCGGTCAGATGCCGCGCCTGGCCGCCGTGCTGGTGCAGCGTCCGGCACTGGCCCCCGCACTCGCGGCCCTGCCCGAACATGGCCCCCTGGCGCTGGTGCTGGAGGAGGCGGCCGAAGCCCATCTGCCCTGGAGGGAAGCGGCGCCCCTGGCGCGCCAGCTCGGGCCTACGCCGGGCGAAGGAATGCTGCATCTGGGCCTGGATCCGGCCGGCATCGCCGCGCAGGTCATGCCCATGGACGGTGGCCCGGCGCCGGATGGGAGGCCCTGGCTGGTGCTCAATGGCACCAGCATCGGGGAGGATGCTTATGCCACGCTGCTGTCCACCGCCGCCGATGCCGGGCTGCGTCTGGGCGCCGTGATCGATGCACCACCGCTGGAAACAGCCGGAGCCATCCAGGCGCGGCTGGGACTGCCGCCGCAGGTCGAGCCGCTCTGGCTGCCCTGGCTGGCCGCTATGCCGCGGGATTCGGTGCGGGCGGTGCTGGATCTCGGCGGCGGCCATCCTGGAGCTTTGGAGGCCGTGGCGCTGCAACGCGGCTTTCCGCTCGGCCTCTGGAAGGAGGTGGCGCCGGAGGCTCCGCGGCGCCCCTGGCCGGCGCTGCACCTGACCGAGATCCTCGCCGGGCACGGTGCGGCGCACGGGCCCAGCGGCAGCAGCCCCTACGCGGCCCTGGACGAAGTTCTGGCCGGGCATGCGCGCCGGGTCCTGTTGATGGCCGCGGAGTGA